ATGTCCTTTTTGCGGTCCACGATGTAGAAGTAGCCGTCTTGGTCCATGCGGGCCATGTCGCCGGTGTAGAGCCAGCCGTCCTTGAGGGCCCTTTGGGTTTCCTCGGGGCGGTTCCAGTAGCCCTTCATGATGTTGGGGCCTTTGACGATGAGCTCCCCCACCTCCCCCAGGGGGACCTCCTGGCCCTCCTCGTCCACCACC
This region of Thermus neutrinimicus genomic DNA includes:
- a CDS encoding AMP-binding enzyme, translated to VVDEEGQEVPLGEVGELIVKGPNIMKGYWNRPEETQRALKDGWLYTGDMARMDQDGYFYIVDRKKDMIIAGGYNIYPREVEEVLYQHEAVQEAAVVGVPDPYRGETVA